Proteins co-encoded in one Corynebacterium lujinxingii genomic window:
- a CDS encoding HNH endonuclease signature motif containing protein — MNEFDTLLAASGIALVEHFDRQRLLDAGFSPRRIGEWRMVHAVYFGATRWAAKQREALELARGSGFTLDQLVLVEKQLRPLDDDSTRWKLRHTLLKFRGSYEALRRHAKEIVPQPPKQKPRAQVIFFAAQMGMRTMLVTAPERDITDIETALRTGLDPTLPEAPQMVGPLLDAMRSESGIPHAVPRPAVLVPLPEHLKILAGDGDEVLLGCSDGTTMTGAEYLQRFHGAELEVALFHPEAGPVNLYRGARFANQKQRDLLRLAQPVCAAPDCKRAADHCEAHHITPWARGGETNLANLAPLCRYHNRVNDDVGTGKRGHIVRRRGRLYWRSPRGYLVANRCGNRGAMELLFA, encoded by the coding sequence ATGAACGAATTTGACACACTCCTCGCCGCGAGCGGCATCGCGCTGGTTGAGCATTTCGACCGGCAGCGGCTTCTCGACGCCGGCTTCAGCCCGCGCCGCATCGGCGAATGGCGCATGGTCCACGCCGTGTATTTCGGCGCCACCAGATGGGCCGCGAAGCAGCGCGAAGCCCTCGAATTGGCGCGCGGGTCGGGGTTTACGTTGGACCAGCTGGTGCTCGTCGAGAAGCAATTGCGCCCGCTTGACGACGACTCCACCCGCTGGAAACTCCGCCACACCCTGCTTAAATTCCGCGGCTCGTACGAGGCGCTGCGCCGGCACGCGAAGGAGATCGTCCCGCAGCCGCCGAAGCAGAAGCCGCGCGCACAGGTGATCTTCTTCGCCGCGCAGATGGGGATGCGCACGATGCTGGTCACCGCCCCCGAGCGCGACATCACGGACATCGAGACGGCGCTGCGCACCGGGCTCGACCCGACGCTGCCGGAGGCGCCGCAGATGGTCGGGCCGCTTCTCGACGCCATGCGCTCCGAGTCCGGCATCCCCCACGCGGTGCCGCGCCCGGCGGTGCTGGTGCCGCTGCCCGAACACCTCAAGATCCTGGCCGGCGATGGTGACGAGGTGCTCCTCGGCTGCTCCGACGGCACCACCATGACCGGCGCGGAGTACCTGCAGCGCTTCCACGGCGCTGAGTTAGAGGTCGCGCTGTTCCACCCCGAGGCGGGGCCGGTGAACCTGTACCGCGGCGCGCGGTTTGCCAACCAGAAGCAGCGCGACCTGCTGCGTCTCGCGCAGCCGGTGTGCGCCGCGCCAGACTGCAAGCGCGCCGCCGACCACTGCGAGGCCCACCACATCACCCCGTGGGCGCGCGGCGGCGAGACCAACCTGGCCAACCTCGCGCCGCTGTGTCGCTACCACAACCGGGTCAACGACGATGTTGGCACCGGCAAGCGCGGCCATATCGTGCGCCGCCGCGGCAGGCTCTACTGGCGCTCCCCGCGCGGCTACCTCGTGGCGAACCGGTGCGGCAACCGCGGCGCGATGGAGCTGCTGTTCGCTTAA
- the obgE gene encoding GTPase ObgE: MAQFVDRATLHLQAGDGGHGCVSVHREKFKPLGGPDGGNGGHGGDIILEVSNQVHTLLDFQYRPHVKAKRGGNGEGDMRNGARGEDLVLEVPVGTVVRSEKGEVLADLTVPGTRFIAAEGGYGGLGNAALANAKRKAPGFALKGEPGEAHDLILELKSMADVGLVGFPSAGKSSLISVLSAAKPKIADYPFTTLAPNLGVVTVGHDTFTIADVPGLIPGASQGKGLGLDFLRHIERTAVLAHIVDVATMEPGRDPISDIEALEHELDSYADALDMDSGLGDLRERPRIVVLNKMDVPEAKELAEFLREDIEEKFGWPVYMISTATRDGLDELKWAMWEIVKASRKARPKATRAAEPEVIRPRAVGRSGSTGIDVVRDPDYPEGWLVTGEKVDRWVRQTDFENDEAVGYLSDRLNKAGVEDMLRKLGAHEGDTVTIGEISFDWEPSIGGDPTLAGRGQDARFGGTDRVSAAERKRASQARRGLIDEYDYGTGEQADRERWQG; this comes from the coding sequence ATGGCGCAATTCGTTGACCGTGCCACCCTGCACCTGCAAGCCGGCGACGGCGGGCACGGGTGCGTGTCCGTCCACCGCGAGAAGTTCAAGCCGCTCGGCGGGCCCGACGGCGGCAACGGCGGCCACGGCGGGGACATCATCCTCGAGGTATCCAACCAGGTGCACACGCTGCTCGACTTCCAGTACCGCCCGCACGTGAAGGCGAAGCGCGGCGGCAACGGCGAGGGCGACATGCGCAACGGCGCGCGCGGTGAGGACCTCGTGCTCGAGGTGCCGGTGGGCACTGTCGTGCGAAGCGAGAAGGGCGAGGTGCTTGCGGACCTCACTGTGCCTGGCACCCGCTTCATCGCAGCCGAGGGAGGGTACGGCGGCCTGGGTAACGCCGCGCTGGCGAATGCGAAGCGCAAGGCCCCAGGCTTTGCGCTGAAAGGCGAGCCGGGCGAGGCCCACGACCTCATCCTGGAACTGAAGTCCATGGCGGATGTCGGGTTGGTTGGTTTCCCGTCGGCGGGGAAGTCGTCGTTAATCTCGGTGCTCTCAGCCGCGAAGCCGAAGATCGCGGACTACCCGTTTACCACCCTTGCGCCGAACCTGGGTGTGGTTACCGTCGGCCACGACACGTTCACCATCGCGGACGTTCCGGGGCTCATCCCGGGGGCGAGCCAGGGCAAGGGGCTTGGCTTGGACTTCCTGCGCCACATTGAGCGCACGGCGGTGCTCGCGCACATCGTGGACGTGGCGACGATGGAACCCGGCCGCGACCCGATCTCCGACATCGAGGCGCTCGAGCACGAACTGGACTCCTACGCCGATGCGCTGGACATGGATTCCGGGCTTGGCGACCTCCGCGAGCGCCCCCGCATCGTCGTCCTGAACAAAATGGACGTGCCGGAAGCCAAGGAGTTAGCCGAGTTCCTGCGCGAGGACATCGAGGAGAAGTTCGGCTGGCCGGTCTACATGATCTCCACCGCCACCCGCGATGGGCTCGACGAGCTGAAGTGGGCGATGTGGGAGATCGTGAAGGCGTCCCGCAAGGCGCGACCGAAGGCCACCCGCGCCGCCGAGCCGGAGGTCATCCGTCCGCGCGCCGTCGGCCGTTCCGGCTCCACCGGTATCGATGTCGTGCGCGACCCGGACTACCCGGAAGGCTGGCTGGTCACCGGCGAGAAGGTTGACCGCTGGGTGCGCCAGACCGACTTCGAAAACGACGAGGCCGTCGGCTACCTCTCGGACCGCCTGAACAAGGCCGGCGTGGAGGACATGCTGCGCAAGCTCGGCGCGCACGAGGGCGACACCGTCACCATCGGCGAGATCTCCTTCGACTGGGAGCCGTCCATCGGCGGCGACCCGACCCTTGCAGGCCGTGGCCAGGACGCCCGCTTCGGCGGCACCGACCGCGTCTCGGCGGCCGAGCGCAAGCGCGCGTCCCAGGCAAGGCGCGGGCTTATCGACGAATACGACTACGGCACCGGCGAACAAGCCGACCGCGAGCGCTGGCAGGGCTAA
- the rpmA gene encoding 50S ribosomal protein L27 → MATKKGASSSSNGRDSESKRLGVKRFGGQQVKAGEIIVRQRGTKFHPGDNVGRGGDDTLFALTSGSVQFGIKRKRRIVNIVPADGAGVASEVLEQAEAAGVVEEDTATA, encoded by the coding sequence ATGGCAACCAAGAAGGGTGCATCCAGCTCCTCGAACGGTCGTGACTCTGAGTCCAAGCGCCTCGGTGTGAAGCGCTTCGGTGGCCAGCAGGTCAAGGCCGGCGAGATCATCGTCCGTCAGCGCGGCACCAAGTTCCACCCGGGCGACAACGTCGGCCGCGGCGGCGACGACACGCTGTTCGCACTGACCTCCGGCTCGGTGCAGTTCGGCATCAAGCGCAAGCGTCGCATCGTCAACATCGTTCCGGCTGATGGCGCCGGCGTTGCTTCCGAGGTCCTCGAGCAGGCCGAGGCAGCAGGCGTTGTCGAGGAAGACACCGCAACCGCGTAA
- the rplU gene encoding 50S ribosomal protein L21 — protein sequence MYAIVKTGGKQYKVAEGDLVKVEKLEGEAGDKVELTPILLVDGAEVTSGADALAKVNVSAEIVEQGKGKKVDILKYKNKTGYKVRQGHRQQQTTVKITGIK from the coding sequence ATGTACGCGATCGTCAAGACCGGCGGCAAGCAGTACAAGGTTGCCGAAGGCGACCTCGTCAAGGTCGAGAAGCTTGAGGGTGAAGCAGGCGACAAGGTCGAACTCACCCCGATCCTTCTCGTTGATGGCGCAGAAGTCACCTCCGGTGCCGACGCCCTGGCCAAGGTCAACGTCTCCGCAGAGATCGTTGAGCAGGGCAAGGGCAAGAAGGTCGACATTCTGAAGTACAAGAACAAGACCGGCTACAAGGTCCGTCAGGGCCACCGCCAGCAGCAGACCACCGTCAAGATCACCGGCATCAAGTAA
- a CDS encoding translation initiation factor IF-2 N-terminal domain-containing protein: MSEKTRVFTLAKQLGVPSKDLVVALGEMGLVKVAQSTLTKAEAETLLDALAAGSTADTDPKRDKDADEKIRNRVRKDVENEIHQIEEKVDAELALDDDTAADDEPTDDEPPLTDVEPDVTPAPEEEQQPANRAPLFKAPSRSQRRRATRAAKPAEEKEPVEEVVEKQSDNDEPVAIKGSSRLEAQRRRRSERREEQRKRSRIVSQAEFLARRESVERHMVVRERDRHDGHGRITQVGVLEDGLLVEHFVTSDAQASMIGNIYLGRVQNVLPSMEAAFIDIGQGRNGVLYASEVDWKSAGLGGRSRRIEHALKSGDQVLVQVTKDPIGHKGARLSTQISLAGRYLVYVPGGRSAGISRKLPAPERKRLKEILAEVVPGKGGAIIRTAAEGVSEEAIAADVNRLHTQWTAIQEQAEKEKNAKGAKPVTLYEEPNLLVKVVRDLFNEDFTSLIIDGKKPWNTVHAYVKSVAPDLLDRVEKYDRNAHDGKDAFEEYRVDEQIAKALSRTVWLPSGGTLVIDRTEAMTVIDVNTGKFTGSGGSLEETVTSNNLEAAEEIVRQIRLRDIGGMIIIDFIDMILPENQELVLRRLNEALGRDRTRHQVSEVTSLGLVQMTRKRLGTGLLETFSTPCDCCGGRGVVLSDDPVEPETKIPDKPARPRKSSKPKPKPSLNDDEMDDLLDSIFSDTPSEKQPEKKDDDKPRRKRGRRGGNRGRGRAEAPEQPEQQEQQPADEPQSEQSYEEAVAEFESSPRRKRRTRGNSRSDHKPRREDFEAVSEQPKKAEKPEKSQRETRAEVTTTTNRRGRRRAVRKTNPTAQQAKQPAQGRKRERQQPEREARRQASTPRRGRRRATRRSGGRGLE, from the coding sequence TTGTCGGAGAAGACCCGTGTGTTCACGCTGGCGAAGCAGCTGGGTGTCCCGTCGAAGGACCTGGTTGTCGCGCTCGGCGAGATGGGCCTGGTTAAGGTCGCACAGTCCACGCTGACGAAGGCGGAGGCCGAGACGCTGCTCGACGCGCTCGCGGCCGGCAGCACCGCCGACACCGACCCGAAGCGTGACAAGGACGCCGACGAGAAGATCCGCAACCGGGTCCGCAAGGACGTGGAAAACGAGATCCACCAGATCGAGGAGAAGGTCGACGCGGAGCTCGCGCTTGACGATGACACCGCCGCCGACGACGAGCCCACCGACGACGAACCACCGCTGACCGACGTTGAACCGGACGTCACTCCCGCCCCGGAGGAGGAGCAGCAGCCGGCCAACCGCGCGCCGCTGTTCAAGGCGCCGTCGCGCTCCCAGCGCCGCCGCGCCACCCGTGCGGCGAAGCCGGCGGAGGAGAAGGAGCCGGTGGAGGAGGTCGTCGAGAAGCAAAGCGATAACGACGAGCCTGTGGCGATCAAGGGGTCGTCGCGCCTGGAGGCCCAGCGCCGCCGTCGCAGTGAGCGTCGCGAGGAGCAGCGTAAGCGTTCCCGGATCGTGAGCCAGGCGGAGTTTTTGGCGCGCCGCGAATCCGTCGAGCGCCACATGGTGGTGCGCGAGCGCGACCGTCACGACGGCCACGGCCGCATCACCCAGGTCGGCGTGCTCGAAGACGGGCTGCTGGTCGAGCACTTTGTCACCTCGGACGCGCAGGCGTCGATGATCGGCAACATTTACTTAGGCCGCGTGCAAAACGTGCTGCCGAGCATGGAGGCCGCGTTTATCGATATCGGGCAGGGGCGCAACGGCGTGCTCTACGCCAGCGAAGTGGACTGGAAGTCCGCGGGGCTAGGTGGGCGCTCGCGCCGCATCGAGCACGCGCTGAAGTCCGGCGACCAGGTGCTGGTGCAGGTGACCAAGGACCCGATCGGGCACAAGGGCGCGCGCCTGAGCACCCAGATCTCGCTCGCGGGCCGCTACCTGGTGTACGTGCCTGGCGGGCGCAGCGCCGGCATCTCCCGCAAGCTACCGGCCCCGGAGCGCAAGCGTCTGAAGGAAATTCTTGCCGAGGTCGTGCCGGGCAAGGGCGGTGCCATCATCCGCACCGCTGCCGAGGGCGTGTCCGAGGAGGCTATTGCCGCCGACGTGAACCGCCTGCACACCCAGTGGACCGCGATCCAGGAGCAGGCGGAGAAGGAGAAAAACGCCAAGGGCGCGAAGCCGGTGACGCTCTACGAGGAGCCGAACCTTCTGGTCAAGGTGGTCCGCGACCTGTTCAATGAGGACTTCACCTCGCTGATCATCGACGGTAAGAAGCCGTGGAACACCGTCCACGCCTACGTGAAATCCGTCGCGCCGGACCTGCTCGACCGGGTGGAGAAGTACGACCGGAACGCCCACGACGGCAAGGACGCGTTCGAGGAGTACCGCGTCGACGAGCAGATCGCGAAGGCCCTGTCGCGCACCGTGTGGCTGCCGTCCGGCGGCACGCTGGTCATCGACCGCACCGAGGCCATGACCGTCATCGACGTCAACACCGGCAAGTTCACCGGCTCCGGCGGCTCGCTCGAAGAGACCGTCACGTCGAACAACCTCGAGGCCGCCGAGGAGATCGTGCGTCAGATCCGCCTGCGCGACATCGGCGGGATGATCATCATCGACTTCATCGACATGATCCTGCCCGAAAACCAGGAACTCGTGTTGCGCCGCCTCAACGAGGCCCTCGGCCGTGACCGCACCCGTCACCAGGTCTCCGAGGTCACCTCGCTGGGGCTGGTGCAGATGACCCGCAAGCGCCTCGGCACCGGCTTGCTGGAGACGTTCTCCACCCCGTGCGACTGCTGCGGCGGCCGGGGCGTCGTGCTTTCCGACGACCCCGTCGAGCCCGAAACCAAAATCCCCGACAAGCCCGCACGCCCGCGCAAGTCGTCCAAGCCCAAGCCGAAGCCCTCGCTTAACGACGACGAAATGGACGACCTGCTCGACTCCATCTTCTCGGACACCCCGTCGGAGAAGCAGCCGGAGAAGAAGGACGACGACAAGCCGCGTCGCAAGCGCGGCCGCCGCGGTGGCAACCGGGGCCGCGGCCGTGCCGAGGCGCCCGAGCAGCCGGAACAGCAGGAGCAGCAGCCGGCCGACGAGCCGCAGTCTGAGCAGTCCTACGAGGAGGCCGTCGCCGAGTTCGAGTCCTCGCCGCGCCGCAAGCGCCGCACCCGTGGCAACTCCCGCTCGGACCACAAGCCGCGCCGTGAAGATTTCGAGGCTGTGTCTGAGCAGCCCAAGAAGGCTGAGAAGCCGGAGAAGTCGCAGCGCGAGACCCGCGCCGAGGTCACCACAACCACGAACCGCCGCGGCCGCCGCCGCGCCGTGCGCAAGACAAACCCGACGGCGCAGCAGGCTAAGCAGCCGGCGCAGGGGCGGAAGCGGGAACGGCAGCAGCCGGAGCGGGAGGCTCGTCGTCAAGCAAGCACCCCGCGGCGGGGACGCAGGCGTGCCACCCGGCGCAGCGGCGGGCGCGGTTTGGAGTAA
- a CDS encoding TetR/AcrR family transcriptional regulator has translation MSRRGEQARAVEKRAAILNAAIKLLLDEGLRGVTHRQVAAAAGVPVGSIGYYYSTREKLVVTCLEKLFDERRHAFKHVMGGDVDLTDPVQFAESVVDIIGCGCVERTRNVVYAFVESEREEGEIRDYSEQVLAELHKMITEMMREAGIEGLSASRVAQIAIGSAVTEMHRDAPVAAVTDLLRLAGA, from the coding sequence GTGTCTCGACGTGGAGAGCAGGCGCGTGCCGTGGAAAAGCGCGCCGCGATCCTGAACGCGGCGATTAAGCTGCTTCTGGATGAAGGACTGCGCGGGGTCACCCACCGCCAGGTAGCCGCGGCCGCGGGCGTGCCGGTCGGCTCGATCGGCTACTACTACTCCACGCGCGAAAAGTTGGTCGTCACCTGCTTGGAGAAGCTATTCGACGAACGCCGCCACGCCTTCAAACACGTCATGGGCGGCGACGTCGACCTGACCGATCCGGTGCAATTCGCCGAATCCGTGGTGGACATCATCGGCTGCGGGTGTGTGGAGCGCACGCGCAACGTGGTCTACGCGTTTGTGGAATCCGAACGCGAGGAAGGCGAGATCCGCGACTACTCGGAGCAGGTCTTAGCGGAGCTGCACAAGATGATCACCGAGATGATGCGCGAAGCCGGCATCGAGGGCTTGAGCGCGTCGCGCGTGGCGCAGATCGCCATCGGCTCGGCGGTGACCGAGATGCACCGCGACGCGCCCGTGGCGGCGGTGACGGACCTGCTGCGTCTCGCGGGGGCGTAA
- the ndk gene encoding nucleoside-diphosphate kinase: MTERTLILIKPDGVANGHVGEIIARIERKGLKLAELDLRTADRETAEKHYAEHKDKPFFGDLVDFITSAPLVAGIVEGERAIEAWRQLAGGTDPVSKATPGTIRGDFALTVGENVVHGSDSPESAEREIGIWFPNL, translated from the coding sequence ATGACTGAACGTACTTTGATCCTGATCAAGCCGGACGGCGTGGCAAATGGCCACGTCGGCGAAATCATTGCCCGTATCGAGCGCAAGGGCCTGAAGCTCGCGGAGCTCGACCTGCGCACCGCCGACCGCGAGACCGCGGAGAAGCACTACGCGGAGCACAAGGACAAGCCGTTCTTCGGCGACCTGGTGGACTTCATCACCTCCGCACCGCTGGTGGCCGGCATCGTTGAGGGCGAGCGCGCCATCGAGGCGTGGCGTCAGCTCGCCGGCGGCACCGACCCGGTGTCCAAGGCCACCCCGGGCACCATCCGCGGCGACTTCGCGCTAACTGTCGGCGAGAACGTCGTGCACGGCTCCGATTCGCCGGAGTCTGCCGAGCGAGAGATCGGCATCTGGTTCCCGAATCTCTAA
- a CDS encoding AMP-binding protein, whose protein sequence is MFHRSPLPDIALPETTLFALLDDDSPALTEIDTGRSVTYAELRALALGTASALAARGVGPGSVVELRMPNSINFAAGLLGASATGATVCLIGHSLRDDEARHLATLAGATDRVRADDIRPGTFTPVGDPDDVAVIPFSSGTTGLPKAVELTHRAVTANAAQFNAALAASGIGPGGEVVAPLPFSHIYGLNTLLLSSLAAGRHVYTAARFDFAEFAAAHRGRAIDISYIAPPIALALANHADPADFAGTRFMVCGAASLDTSLARTVERRIGVEILQGYGTTESAPVTHVGIAGKSDPGTIGFALPNTQFRLSDSGELLVRGPQLMRGYLGNPDATAAAIRDGWLHTGDIARINSDETVTIVDRAKEVFKYHGFQVAPAELEALLITHPRIADAAVTAHTRTVGGVAEEVPRAFVVKQGALDAEEVMAWVAARVTPYKKVRVVTFVDAIPRSAAGKILRRELTSPGAE, encoded by the coding sequence ATGTTCCACCGCAGCCCGCTTCCGGATATCGCCCTGCCGGAAACCACGCTGTTCGCATTGCTTGACGACGACTCCCCCGCCCTCACCGAAATCGACACCGGCCGCAGCGTCACCTACGCCGAGCTGCGCGCGCTCGCCCTCGGCACGGCGTCCGCGTTGGCCGCGCGCGGGGTCGGCCCGGGCAGCGTGGTCGAGCTGCGCATGCCGAACTCCATCAACTTCGCCGCAGGCCTGCTCGGCGCCTCGGCCACGGGCGCGACCGTGTGTTTGATCGGGCACTCGTTGCGTGACGACGAAGCCCGCCACCTAGCAACCCTCGCCGGCGCTACCGACCGCGTGCGTGCCGACGACATCCGCCCCGGCACCTTCACCCCAGTGGGCGACCCCGATGACGTGGCGGTCATCCCCTTTTCTTCCGGCACGACCGGGCTGCCGAAGGCGGTCGAACTGACCCACCGCGCCGTGACCGCCAACGCCGCGCAGTTCAACGCCGCACTCGCCGCCAGCGGCATCGGGCCGGGCGGCGAGGTTGTGGCACCCCTGCCCTTTTCACATATCTACGGGCTGAACACGCTGCTGTTGTCGTCGCTGGCCGCCGGCCGCCACGTGTACACCGCCGCGCGTTTCGACTTCGCCGAATTCGCCGCCGCCCACCGCGGCCGGGCCATCGACATCTCCTACATCGCCCCGCCGATCGCGCTCGCGCTGGCAAATCACGCCGACCCGGCCGACTTCGCCGGCACCCGGTTCATGGTCTGCGGCGCCGCCTCCTTGGACACCTCCCTCGCCCGCACGGTGGAGCGCCGTATCGGCGTGGAGATCCTTCAGGGCTACGGCACAACCGAATCCGCACCGGTGACCCATGTCGGCATCGCCGGAAAGTCGGACCCCGGCACCATCGGGTTTGCGCTGCCGAACACGCAGTTCCGTTTAAGCGACTCAGGCGAGCTGCTCGTGCGCGGCCCCCAACTCATGCGCGGCTACCTGGGCAACCCGGACGCCACGGCGGCTGCGATTCGCGACGGCTGGCTGCACACCGGCGACATCGCGCGCATCAACAGCGATGAGACCGTCACCATCGTCGACCGCGCCAAGGAAGTGTTCAAGTACCACGGCTTCCAGGTCGCGCCAGCGGAACTCGAGGCGCTGTTGATCACCCACCCGCGCATCGCCGACGCCGCCGTGACCGCCCACACACGCACCGTTGGCGGGGTGGCTGAGGAGGTGCCGCGTGCGTTCGTCGTTAAGCAAGGTGCGCTGGACGCGGAAGAAGTGATGGCGTGGGTCGCCGCACGCGTCACGCCGTACAAGAAGGTGCGCGTGGTCACGTTCGTCGACGCGATCCCGCGCAGCGCGGCAGGCAAAATCCTGCGGCGCGAACTTACGTCCCCAGGTGCTGAGTGA
- a CDS encoding DUF4233 domain-containing protein, with amino-acid sequence MARKKTQLEMGPLGPGKQPVKDPMAGLGGVLSGTLIMEAITVLLILTVILKVDDGVHWTTFNWVYITVIGVAHVVMAAFQRKPGALWIDLALQIPLILGFFIHWSVTAVGIIFGIVWYFIIRLRSEMIQRMRHGYLVTQHLGT; translated from the coding sequence ATGGCACGAAAGAAGACGCAACTCGAGATGGGCCCGCTCGGGCCCGGCAAACAGCCTGTCAAGGACCCGATGGCGGGCCTCGGTGGCGTCCTTTCCGGCACCTTGATCATGGAGGCGATCACGGTGCTGCTCATCCTCACGGTGATCCTCAAGGTTGACGACGGCGTGCACTGGACCACGTTCAACTGGGTCTACATCACCGTCATCGGCGTCGCGCACGTGGTCATGGCGGCGTTCCAGCGCAAGCCGGGCGCGCTTTGGATCGACCTGGCACTGCAGATCCCGCTAATCCTGGGCTTCTTCATCCACTGGTCGGTCACCGCGGTGGGCATCATCTTCGGCATCGTGTGGTACTTCATTATCCGCCTGCGCTCGGAGATGATTCAGCGCATGCGCCACGGATACCTGGTCACTCAGCACCTGGGGACGTAA
- a CDS encoding ATP-grasp domain-containing protein: MTTAWLVTNRWLHWDKFEWQFDQLVAKSGGKLTRVTTDYAVTHLDEAPEVAFIMDKDVAAVAQLEACGVRCVNSSTSIALCDNKAYTHAALTKAGIAHPRTITAPLAYRNLDAEEWAESEFARAVGELGYPVVAKHAVGSWGSGVFLVDNEDELIEVLREAHPSPVIAEEFVAGSRGRDARIYMVGRTPVAAMRRFGEGGDFRANVTGGGRAEPWDPPAEYIDIARRAMDALGLEIGSVDFLDADAPLVGEVNSNAQFHSLSKTTGVDVAAAVIDYLGL, translated from the coding sequence GTGACCACTGCCTGGCTGGTGACCAACCGGTGGCTGCACTGGGACAAGTTTGAGTGGCAATTCGACCAGCTTGTGGCCAAGTCAGGCGGCAAGCTGACCCGCGTGACCACTGACTACGCCGTGACGCACTTGGATGAGGCGCCGGAGGTGGCGTTCATCATGGACAAGGACGTCGCCGCGGTTGCCCAATTGGAGGCGTGCGGGGTGCGGTGCGTGAATTCGTCGACAAGCATCGCGCTGTGCGACAACAAGGCGTACACGCACGCCGCGCTGACGAAGGCCGGCATCGCCCATCCGCGGACCATCACTGCGCCGCTTGCGTACCGAAACCTCGACGCGGAGGAGTGGGCCGAAAGCGAGTTCGCGCGCGCGGTGGGCGAGTTGGGGTATCCGGTGGTCGCGAAGCACGCGGTCGGCTCGTGGGGCAGCGGGGTGTTCCTGGTGGACAACGAAGATGAGTTGATCGAGGTGCTTCGCGAGGCCCATCCATCGCCGGTGATCGCCGAGGAGTTCGTGGCGGGATCGCGGGGTCGCGACGCGCGGATCTACATGGTGGGTCGCACTCCGGTGGCTGCGATGCGTCGTTTCGGTGAGGGCGGGGACTTCCGCGCGAACGTCACCGGCGGCGGGCGGGCGGAGCCGTGGGATCCGCCGGCCGAGTACATCGATATCGCGCGCCGAGCGATGGACGCGTTGGGCCTCGAGATCGGCTCGGTGGACTTCCTCGACGCGGACGCGCCGCTGGTGGGCGAGGTGAACTCCAACGCGCAGTTCCACTCCCTGAGCAAGACCACCGGGGTGGATGTCGCTGCTGCGGTGATCGACTACCTGGGGTTGTAA